The following are encoded in a window of Gramella sp. MT6 genomic DNA:
- a CDS encoding helicase HerA-like domain-containing protein: MDKAAQFVEEIQKGYTTKGDYIYLGAGMLNGNVHSQASVKIPLKTMNRHGLIAGATGTGKSKTLQIIAENLSEKGVPVLLMDVKGDLSGIAKASEGAAFINERHAKLDFPFSPKNSPAEILTLSDQRGIRLRATVSEFGPVLLSRILDLTSTQTGILAIIFKYCDDNHLPLLDLKDLKKIIQYSTEEGEEEFEENYGRISKASTGAILRKIVALEQQGADLFFGERSFDVKDLLRKTEEGKGFVNILRLTDIQDRPKLFSTFMLSLLAEIYTTFPEKGDMDKPELVMFIDEAHLIFEEASDALLDQIESIVKLIRSKGVGIYFVTQNPADVPEEVLGQLGLKIQHALRAFTAKDRKAIKLAAENYPVSEFYDTKNMLTALGIGEALVSALDEKGRPSPLVATMLRAPMSRMDVLTETELDRLINESQLVSKYNGQIDRESAYEILNKKIEIAERTEAQEKAKKERKEVTKTSSRRRTSSTEGAVIKVLTSATFIRGVLGILNKFLK; this comes from the coding sequence ATGGACAAAGCGGCGCAATTTGTTGAAGAGATTCAGAAGGGATACACCACCAAAGGTGATTATATTTATCTGGGTGCCGGAATGCTTAATGGGAATGTACATTCCCAGGCTTCTGTAAAAATCCCCTTAAAAACAATGAATCGCCATGGCCTGATCGCCGGGGCTACCGGAACCGGAAAATCTAAAACCCTTCAGATAATAGCTGAAAATCTATCTGAAAAAGGAGTTCCTGTTCTTTTAATGGATGTAAAAGGGGATCTTAGCGGGATAGCTAAGGCATCCGAAGGTGCAGCTTTCATAAATGAAAGGCATGCAAAACTCGATTTTCCTTTCAGTCCAAAAAACTCCCCGGCAGAGATACTTACGCTTTCAGATCAAAGAGGAATAAGACTTCGGGCTACTGTGAGCGAATTTGGACCTGTACTTCTTTCAAGAATTTTGGACCTTACTTCAACTCAAACAGGGATCCTGGCGATCATCTTCAAGTATTGCGACGACAATCATCTTCCGCTATTAGACCTGAAAGACCTTAAAAAGATCATACAATATTCTACCGAAGAGGGCGAGGAAGAATTCGAAGAAAATTACGGAAGGATCTCCAAAGCTTCTACAGGAGCTATTCTAAGAAAGATCGTGGCCCTGGAACAACAAGGCGCAGACCTGTTCTTTGGAGAAAGGTCTTTCGATGTAAAAGACCTGCTTCGTAAAACTGAAGAAGGAAAAGGCTTTGTAAACATTCTAAGGTTAACCGATATCCAGGACCGACCGAAACTTTTTTCGACATTTATGCTCAGCCTGCTGGCAGAGATCTATACTACCTTTCCGGAAAAAGGAGATATGGACAAACCAGAACTGGTAATGTTCATAGATGAGGCACATCTAATTTTTGAAGAAGCATCAGATGCCTTGCTCGATCAAATAGAAAGCATTGTAAAATTAATCCGGTCTAAAGGAGTGGGAATTTATTTTGTAACCCAAAATCCGGCAGACGTTCCCGAGGAAGTTCTGGGACAATTAGGATTAAAGATACAGCATGCACTAAGAGCTTTTACTGCGAAAGACAGAAAGGCCATAAAACTTGCCGCTGAAAATTATCCTGTTTCTGAATTTTACGATACCAAAAATATGCTTACAGCGTTAGGTATAGGTGAAGCTTTAGTATCGGCTCTGGATGAAAAAGGAAGACCATCACCCTTGGTTGCCACAATGCTAAGAGCCCCCATGAGTCGTATGGATGTACTTACCGAGACCGAACTGGACAGGCTTATAAATGAGTCCCAGTTAGTTTCAAAATACAATGGACAAATAGACCGGGAAAGTGCTTACGAAATACTGAATAAAAAAATTGAAATCGCCGAAAGGACTGAAGCTCAGGAAAAGGCGAAAAAGGAAAGAAAAGAAGTAACAAAAACAAGCTCCCGGCGTCGAACTAGCAGCACCGAAGGTGCGGTAATAAAAGTGCTTACCAGCGCAACCTTTATTCGTGGAGTATTAGGCATTCTGAATAAATTTTTAAAATAA
- a CDS encoding serine hydrolase translates to MRKILFFPVIIFLIQSCSLQNNVLKQVSKSNDTALSEVFKNPEKYEVQIIYSRIIQKEGETTFKDYKYRVEPEAYFYPASTVKLPVAVLSLEKINELNKKGIKIDKHTPYHLVNDSIEHTIAEDIDAIFAVSDNNAYNRLFEFLGQDYINSRLRAKGLAPIRISHRFSGEGSAATQTRQLVFDTEKGEYKLPITNNQPADSLRIYNVIKGKGYIKDGEKINEPFSFELKNYFPIETQHNLMKRLFFPETFEESKTFQLTNQDEDFLKDAMSRLPRELDYDETEYYDSYGKFFMYGDSKEKIPSNVKIYNKVGYAYGTLTETAYIKDIENDIEFLISATLLVNENGIFNDNDYEYDEIGIPFLAELGREIYKSELERKK, encoded by the coding sequence ATGCGTAAAATACTATTTTTCCCTGTTATCATTTTTTTGATTCAAAGCTGTAGCCTTCAGAATAATGTCCTTAAACAGGTTTCAAAATCTAATGATACCGCGCTATCAGAAGTTTTTAAGAATCCTGAAAAATATGAGGTTCAGATCATTTATTCCAGAATTATCCAAAAGGAGGGAGAAACCACATTTAAAGATTATAAGTATCGCGTGGAGCCTGAAGCTTATTTCTATCCTGCCAGTACGGTGAAACTTCCGGTTGCGGTATTAAGTCTGGAAAAGATAAATGAACTAAATAAAAAAGGCATCAAAATAGATAAACATACCCCATATCATTTGGTAAATGATTCTATTGAACATACGATCGCTGAAGATATTGATGCGATTTTTGCAGTGAGCGATAATAATGCCTATAATCGTCTTTTCGAATTCCTGGGTCAGGATTATATTAATTCCAGGCTGCGAGCTAAAGGTCTTGCTCCAATCAGGATCTCACACCGGTTTTCGGGTGAGGGTTCAGCAGCTACGCAAACAAGGCAATTGGTCTTTGATACTGAAAAAGGAGAATACAAATTACCAATTACCAATAATCAACCGGCAGATTCCTTAAGGATATATAACGTAATTAAAGGGAAAGGGTATATCAAAGATGGAGAAAAGATAAATGAGCCGTTTAGTTTTGAGCTCAAGAATTATTTCCCAATCGAAACTCAGCATAACCTAATGAAAAGGCTGTTTTTTCCGGAAACTTTTGAGGAGAGTAAAACTTTTCAGCTTACTAATCAGGATGAAGATTTCCTGAAAGATGCCATGTCAAGATTACCCAGGGAACTGGATTATGATGAAACCGAATATTATGACAGCTATGGTAAATTCTTTATGTATGGCGATTCAAAAGAGAAAATTCCTTCTAATGTGAAGATATATAATAAAGTTGGCTATGCCTATGGAACCCTTACCGAAACTGCCTATATAAAAGATATTGAAAATGACATTGAATTCCTTATTTCAGCTACTCTTCTGGTAAATGAAAACGGAATTTTCAATGATAACGATTATGAATATGACGAAATAGGTATACCATTTCTGGCAGAACTGGGACGAGAAATATATAAGTCTGAATTAGAAAGGAAAAAATAA
- a CDS encoding LD-carboxypeptidase produces the protein MQRRKFIRNIGIGGLLLPLDPTSIGSPGNSITTTDKIIPEALQEGDTIGIVSPASAIFESEPYEIAKESFEAMGLKVKFGQNTRNRYGHLAGTDEERAEEFNDMFRDDSIKAVIALRGGSGAARILDKLDYEAIKKNPKIFIGYSDITALHMAIYAKTGLVTFHGPVAVSTWNSFSADYLKRLLFDKEAIKYENPVNKGDELVQTKNRIRTIHEGTTKGQLLGGNLSVLTGIMGSEYFPTDWKGKILYLEDVGEKIYAVDRMMTQLYLAGVFNEISGFVFGKCTDCDPGGSGYGSLTMEEVIDHFIKPLNIPAYSGAMIGHIDDNVTIPNGIEAEMDANAGTIQLLNPAVK, from the coding sequence ATGCAAAGAAGAAAATTTATAAGAAATATAGGTATCGGCGGACTTTTACTCCCACTAGATCCAACCTCTATTGGCTCTCCTGGGAATTCTATAACCACTACAGACAAGATTATTCCTGAAGCGCTCCAGGAAGGAGACACCATAGGTATCGTTAGCCCGGCCAGTGCCATTTTTGAATCTGAGCCTTACGAGATCGCGAAGGAGTCTTTCGAAGCCATGGGCCTAAAGGTCAAATTTGGCCAAAATACAAGAAACCGGTACGGACATCTCGCGGGTACCGATGAAGAAAGAGCCGAGGAATTCAACGATATGTTTCGGGATGATTCTATCAAGGCAGTGATCGCCTTAAGAGGAGGTTCAGGTGCTGCCAGGATTTTGGATAAACTGGACTATGAGGCCATTAAGAAGAATCCGAAAATTTTTATTGGATATAGTGACATCACTGCCCTACATATGGCTATTTACGCAAAGACAGGACTGGTTACCTTTCATGGCCCGGTGGCTGTTTCAACCTGGAATTCCTTTAGCGCAGATTATCTAAAACGTTTGCTTTTCGATAAAGAAGCCATCAAATATGAAAATCCAGTAAATAAAGGAGATGAATTGGTACAAACCAAAAACAGGATCAGGACCATACATGAAGGCACAACTAAAGGACAGCTTTTAGGAGGTAACCTATCTGTTCTCACGGGAATCATGGGTTCTGAATATTTCCCTACAGACTGGAAAGGTAAGATCCTGTACCTTGAAGATGTGGGTGAAAAGATCTATGCAGTAGATAGAATGATGACTCAGTTATATCTCGCCGGAGTGTTTAATGAGATCAGCGGATTTGTATTCGGTAAATGCACAGATTGCGACCCCGGTGGTAGTGGTTATGGTTCATTGACCATGGAAGAAGTAATAGATCATTTTATTAAGCCTTTGAACATTCCTGCATATTCCGGAGCAATGATAGGTCATATTGATGATAATGTGACCATTCCAAACGGGATAGAAGCGGAAATGGATGCTAACGCCGGAACAATTCAGTTATTAAATCCGGCAGTGAAATAA
- a CDS encoding D-alanyl-D-alanine carboxypeptidase: protein MFHEYSKNPIKLKIRSTNVNLALILALATLLITSCSAIKKTNKKIEKDFYEAPEFKKGFAGFALYDPVSDKMLYAHNADKYFTPASNTKLFSLYTGLKILDDSIPGLKYTIKGDSLIFKGTGDPSFLNPDLPESNVLNFLKDSGKKLFYAPPIHKEKRLGPGWAWDDYDSYYSAEKIDLPIYGNLIEVKFEEGSSSPSSVKPQSFKDSISPVKPTDPTNKYTQRDIASNKMEFQEFKRTGDFTQHIPFHFSNKLITEIISDTIQDTVKVYTGDIKELNFDQTIYSVPADSIYKQMMQVSDNFIAEQILLMAADKVSDSLKTSIAIDHMKETYLKDLPDEPMWYDGSGLSRYNLFTPRSMVKLIQKIEKEMPVEKLFKILAVGGESGTLKNYYKAETPYIYAKTGTLRNNHSLSGFLVTKSGRILIFSFMNSNYTVPTSELKQGMTRIMERIRDNY from the coding sequence ATGTTCCATGAATATTCCAAAAACCCTATAAAGCTGAAAATTAGATCAACAAATGTTAATCTAGCTTTAATTTTAGCCCTGGCTACGCTATTAATAACCTCTTGTTCGGCAATAAAAAAAACGAATAAAAAAATTGAAAAAGATTTCTACGAGGCTCCAGAATTTAAAAAAGGCTTTGCAGGATTTGCTCTTTATGATCCTGTTTCAGATAAAATGCTATATGCCCACAATGCAGATAAATACTTTACACCTGCGTCGAACACCAAGCTGTTTTCCTTATATACGGGCTTAAAAATTCTTGATGATTCTATTCCAGGGCTTAAGTACACTATAAAAGGAGATAGTTTGATCTTTAAAGGAACTGGAGATCCTTCATTTCTGAACCCTGATCTTCCGGAATCAAACGTTTTAAACTTTTTAAAGGATAGTGGAAAGAAGTTATTTTATGCCCCGCCTATTCACAAAGAGAAGAGATTGGGTCCCGGGTGGGCCTGGGATGATTATGATTCTTATTATTCCGCGGAAAAAATTGATCTCCCCATTTATGGCAATCTGATCGAAGTGAAATTTGAAGAAGGCAGTTCAAGCCCCTCTTCAGTAAAACCTCAAAGTTTTAAAGATTCCATTAGTCCCGTAAAACCAACAGACCCAACTAATAAGTATACCCAACGGGATATTGCTTCTAATAAAATGGAATTTCAGGAGTTTAAAAGAACAGGAGATTTCACTCAACATATTCCCTTTCATTTTTCGAATAAACTTATCACCGAAATAATTTCAGATACTATCCAGGATACCGTGAAGGTCTATACCGGCGACATTAAAGAACTCAATTTTGATCAAACCATTTATAGTGTCCCTGCAGATAGTATATACAAACAAATGATGCAGGTTAGTGATAATTTTATCGCGGAACAGATCCTTCTTATGGCTGCTGATAAAGTTTCAGATTCCCTAAAAACCAGCATCGCTATAGATCATATGAAAGAAACTTATCTGAAAGACCTGCCTGATGAACCTATGTGGTATGACGGGTCTGGACTTTCCAGATACAATCTCTTTACTCCGCGGTCTATGGTAAAACTGATACAAAAGATCGAAAAAGAAATGCCGGTTGAAAAACTATTCAAAATATTGGCTGTTGGAGGAGAATCAGGAACCTTAAAGAATTACTATAAAGCTGAGACTCCATATATTTATGCGAAGACGGGAACTCTAAGAAATAATCATAGCCTGAGCGGATTCCTGGTCACCAAAAGCGGTAGAATTCTTATTTTTAGCTTCATGAACAGCAATTATACTGTTCCTACTTCAGAATTAAAGCAAGGCATGACCAGAATTATGGAAAGGATCAGAGATAATTATTAA